In Deinococcota bacterium, a single genomic region encodes these proteins:
- a CDS encoding N-6 DNA methylase, with amino-acid sequence MVQSGLQPEPLQAAFATMHAALREGMNEDDVERLFQTVYLALGYMRVAQDILGKRKGKSGIPDVRLLNTDESVQVVVELKKPAESLRDHEAQLFRYVRDLRSSYGLLSNGEDVWLYKRSGLTLESVLKTTSAALAEDASPLAPLAKETLEFTNFKQVRTRLEEARGEGLELTNIDSLPAEQFLRAFALELESPFGSLVSTMQGLLDELLGKSSFVDGAYDFWKKTYARELSGEDVPRVWRDFLPNTRKEDIYRFTFALETAYLLSARLILAKAIQDHDKDGRISTTHIAKRFLSDLDSEADDRSGRLVPTAYLKATQILFNRYATSLFTSIYAQDLFDWWRDYKEAPAAAQNAFALSVARTVLSLIRFDFAKLEGDLLGELYQSYFDPETRKALGEFYTPPEVVAFILDEVGYTGDRSTRLLDPATGSGTFLITALRRYLKANAERDPVETLDGITKEFRLVAFDVNPFAVMMAQINAAALLVPLYARAVQKDPKLVLRRLPIVRTDSLRQEVVEGDVQRRGMEYGLDFGSDTITAYVELPIKDPAAKGQALRVGLTFPSLEAARNQGKIQNERLWLLALQSVFAAVEGLSQAYDEGRRGADLPDLSTLLRSELALFEPNPDELTTYLAPYAGGVWDKLKMLKEQHGDGRFLKTLEDLMLGLVLKHYLKYDFVVGNPPYVRVQNLPDIQKQYWLGKYLWAKGKYDIFLPFIERAVSGERAWLRKGGKLGYITPNRFLNTHYAHELRDAMPKTVTILSITDFKAVTFAPPDEDQATRLFREAMVYPAVTIAERSEPPNGDYT; translated from the coding sequence ATGGTTCAATCCGGGCTTCAACCGGAGCCCTTGCAGGCTGCCTTCGCCACCATGCACGCCGCCTTGCGCGAGGGCATGAACGAGGACGACGTCGAGCGGCTATTTCAAACGGTCTACCTCGCGCTCGGCTACATGCGCGTCGCTCAGGACATCCTCGGCAAGCGCAAAGGCAAGAGCGGCATCCCCGACGTGCGCCTCCTGAACACCGACGAGAGCGTCCAGGTGGTCGTCGAGCTTAAAAAGCCCGCCGAAAGCTTGCGCGACCACGAAGCCCAGCTCTTTCGCTACGTGCGCGACCTGCGCTCGAGCTACGGCCTCTTGAGCAACGGCGAGGATGTCTGGCTGTATAAGCGCAGCGGCCTCACCCTCGAGAGCGTCTTGAAAACCACGTCGGCGGCACTCGCCGAAGACGCCTCGCCGCTCGCGCCCCTCGCCAAGGAGACGCTCGAGTTCACCAACTTCAAGCAGGTGAGGACACGGCTGGAAGAGGCGCGCGGCGAAGGTTTGGAACTCACCAATATCGACAGCCTGCCCGCCGAACAGTTCCTGCGCGCTTTCGCCCTCGAGCTAGAGAGTCCCTTCGGCAGCCTAGTGAGCACCATGCAAGGGCTCCTGGACGAACTCCTCGGCAAGAGCAGCTTCGTGGACGGCGCTTATGACTTCTGGAAAAAGACCTACGCTAGAGAGCTGAGCGGCGAGGACGTGCCCAGGGTGTGGCGCGACTTCTTGCCGAACACCCGCAAGGAGGACATCTACCGCTTTACCTTCGCCCTCGAGACCGCCTACCTCCTCAGCGCTCGCCTGATTCTCGCCAAAGCCATTCAGGACCACGACAAGGACGGGCGCATCAGCACCACGCACATCGCCAAGCGGTTTTTGAGCGACCTCGACAGCGAAGCGGACGACCGCAGCGGCAGGCTTGTACCCACGGCCTACCTGAAGGCCACCCAGATACTCTTCAACCGCTACGCCACCTCGCTCTTCACCTCGATTTACGCCCAGGACCTCTTCGACTGGTGGCGCGACTACAAGGAGGCGCCCGCGGCGGCGCAAAACGCCTTCGCCCTGAGCGTCGCGCGCACGGTTTTGAGCCTCATCCGCTTCGACTTCGCCAAGCTCGAGGGCGACCTCCTGGGCGAGCTCTACCAGAGCTACTTCGACCCCGAGACGCGCAAGGCCCTGGGCGAGTTCTACACCCCGCCCGAGGTCGTCGCCTTTATCCTGGACGAGGTCGGCTACACCGGCGACAGGAGCACCCGGCTGCTCGACCCCGCCACCGGCAGCGGCACCTTCTTGATCACCGCCCTGCGGCGCTACCTGAAGGCCAACGCGGAGCGCGACCCGGTCGAGACCCTGGACGGCATCACCAAGGAATTCCGCCTGGTCGCCTTCGACGTCAATCCCTTCGCCGTGATGATGGCGCAGATCAACGCCGCCGCCCTCCTGGTGCCGCTCTACGCCAGGGCCGTCCAGAAAGACCCCAAGCTGGTCTTGCGCCGCCTGCCCATCGTCCGCACCGACTCGCTCAGGCAGGAGGTGGTCGAGGGCGACGTGCAGCGGCGCGGCATGGAATACGGCCTCGACTTCGGCAGCGACACCATCACCGCCTACGTCGAACTGCCCATCAAGGACCCTGCCGCCAAGGGCCAAGCCCTTCGCGTCGGCCTCACCTTTCCCAGCCTCGAGGCCGCCAGGAACCAAGGGAAAATCCAGAACGAACGCCTCTGGCTCTTGGCGCTCCAGTCCGTCTTCGCCGCCGTCGAAGGGCTTTCCCAAGCCTACGACGAGGGTAGGCGCGGCGCCGACCTTCCCGACTTGAGCACGCTCCTAAGGAGCGAACTCGCCCTCTTCGAGCCCAACCCGGATGAGCTGACGACCTATCTGGCGCCCTATGCTGGGGGCGTATGGGACAAGCTGAAGATGCTCAAGGAGCAGCACGGCGACGGCAGGTTCTTAAAGACGCTCGAGGACCTGATGCTCGGCCTGGTCTTAAAGCACTACCTGAAGTACGACTTCGTGGTGGGCAACCCGCCCTATGTGCGCGTGCAAAACCTGCCCGACATCCAGAAGCAATACTGGCTGGGCAAGTATCTTTGGGCCAAGGGAAAATACGATATTTTCTTGCCATTCATCGAGCGTGCCGTTTCAGGCGAGCGTGCTTGGTTAAGAAAGGGCGGCAAGCTTGGCTACATCACGCCAAACCGTTTCCTAAACACTCACTACGCCCACGAACTGCGCGATGCTATGCCGAAGACAGTGACCATTCTCTCCATCACCGACTTTAAGGCCG